One Malus domestica chromosome 11, GDT2T_hap1 genomic region harbors:
- the LOC103407568 gene encoding calcium-dependent protein kinase 8-like has product MGNCCVTLGTSGQNKQKKNNKKTNPFATDFGGINGKDGDGKLCVLKDPTGRDISTQYDLGRELGRGEFGVTYLCTEASSNEKFACKSISKKKLRTAVDIEDVRREVEIMRHLPPHPNIVTLKDTYEDDDAIHIVMELCEGGELFDRIVARGHYTERAAAGVMRTIVEVVQMCHKHGVMHRDLKPENFLFANKKETASLKSIDFGLSVFFKPGEQFNEIVGSPYYMAPEVLKRNYGPEVDIWSAGVILYILLCGVPPFWAETEQGVAQAIIRSVIDFKRDPWPRVSDNAKDLVKKMLNPDPKKRLTAQEVLDHHWIQNAKKAPNVPLGETVRARLKQFSVMNKLKKRALGVIADHLSVEEVAGIKEAFQMMDAGNKGKVTIEELRSGIQQLGQNIPDPDLQILMEAADVDGDGALNYGEFVAVTVHLKRMANDEHLHKAFSFFDQNQSGYIEIEELRNALTDDVDTGGEEVIHAIMHDVDTDKDGRISYEEFAAMMKAGTDWRKASRQYSRERFNSISLKLMREGSLQLANEGR; this is encoded by the exons ATGGGAAATTGTTGTGTAACTCTCGGCACATCAGGCCAGAACAAGCAGAAGAAAAACAACAAGAAGACAAACCCATTTGCAACAGATTTTGGTGGCATTAATGGAAAAGATGGTGATGGGAAACTGTGTGTCTTGAAAGACCCTACAGGTCGAGACATTTCGACCCAATATGACCTGGGACGCGAGCTTGGCCGAGGCGAATTCGGAGTAACATATCTGTGCACAGAGGCATCCTCAAACGAAAAGTTTGCTTGCAAATCAATATCGAAGAAGAAGCTGAGGACTGCAGTGGATATTGAGGATGTGAGGAGGGAAGTTGAGATAATGCGGCATTTGCCTCCACACCCAAATATTGTGACATTGAAGGACACTTATGAGGATGATGATGCGATTCACATTGTGATGGAGTTGTGCGAGGGTGGTGAGTTGTTCGACCGCATTGTTGCTCGGGGTCATTACACAGAACGGGCCGCTGCAGGCGTAATGAGGACGATTGTTGAAGTTGTCCAG ATGTGTCATAAACACGGAGTAATGCATCGGGATCTTAAACCAGAGAACTTCTTATTTGCAAATAAGAAGGAAACGGCCTCTTTGAAATCAATAGATTTTGGATTGTCTGTGTTCTTCAAACCTG GTGAGCAATTTAATGAGATAGTGGGAAGTCCATATTACATGGCTCCAGAGGTTCTGAAGCGCAACTATGGACCTGAGGTTGACATCTGGAGTGCTGGGGTTATCCTATATATTTTACTTTGTGGCGTTCCACCTTTCTGGGCAG AAACTGAACAAGGGGTAGCCCAAGCAATTATTCGATCCGTCATTGACTTCAAGAGGGACCCCTGGCCTAGAGTGTCAGATAATGCAAAGGACCTCGTGAAGAAAATGCTAAATCCTGATCCAAAGAAGCGGTTAACAGCTCAGGAAGTGCTTG atCATCATTGGATTCAAAATGCCAAGAAGGCCCCAAATGTCCCACTTGGTGAGACTGTGAGAGCAAGGTTGAAGCAATTTTCTGTAATGAACAAGCTGAAGAAAAGAGCTCTAGGG GTCATAGCTGACCATTTGTCAGTTGAGGAAGTTGCTGGCATAAAAGAGGCTTTTCAAATGATGGATGCTGGCAACAAGGGCAAGGTAACCATAGAAGAGCTACGAAGTGGGATACAACAGCTGGGGCAAAATATTCCTGATCCAGATCTTCAAATACTAATGGAAGCG GCTGATGTCGATGGGGATGGAGCTCTCAACTATGGAGAGTTTGTTGCTGTTACGGTTCACCTTAAAAGAATGGCAAATGACGAGCATCTGCATAAAGCCTTTTCATTCTTCGACCAAAACCAAAGTGGTTACAtagaaattgaagaattaagAAATGCTTTAACTGATGATGTTGACACAGGTGGTGAGGAAGTCATCCATGCAATTATGCATGACGTAGACACAGATAAG GATGGGCGCATCAGTTACGAGGAGTTTGCTGCTATGATGAAGGCTGGTACAGATTGGAGAAAAGCATCCAGGCAATATTCACGGGAAAGATTCAACAGCATAAGCTTGAAGTTGATGAGAGAAGGGTCTTTACAGTTAGCCAATGAGGGTAGATGA
- the LOC114819600 gene encoding uncharacterized protein: MLPLYSPSLHSKPPLSLQPFSLTSYKLKTRISELLDSGDGVCRKKNTNPLRNSSSSSSSCIVYAVENESQQFEVDPDKAREALKNLDQQLQSSSQTKFRPPKEKAPDVTFSRDRTKDEHVEEFSGSFFAITAAAVFAFTVFYNVLFYTVIKPSIDGLEAAPSTVVQREILKDQF; encoded by the exons ATGCTTCCTCTGTATTCTCCTTCACTTCACAGTAAACCACCATTATCGCTGCAACCATTTTCTCTCACAAGTTATAAGCTTAAAACACGCATTTCTGAATTGCTAGATTCTGGCGACGGCGTTTGCAGGAAGAAGAACACAAACCCACTTcgtaattcttcttcttcatcatcttcctGTATTGTTTATGCAGTAGAGAACGAGTCACAGCAATTTGAGGTAGACCCAGATAAGGCCAGAGAAGCCCTTAAAAATCTTGACCAGCAACTTCAATCCAGCTCCCAAACTAAATTCCGCCCTCCAAAGGAAAagg CACCGGATGTGACTTTTTCAAGAGACCGAACAAAAGATGAACATGTTGAGGAATTTTCAGGATCGTTTTTTGCAATCACGGCTGCTGCAGTCTTTGCTTTTACCGTTTTCTATAATGTGTTATTTTACACTGTTATAAAACCATCTATAGATGGACTTGAGGCAGCTCCATCCACGGTTGTTCAAAGAGAAATCCTAAAGGACCAGTTTTGA